The proteins below come from a single Microbacterium sp. SLBN-154 genomic window:
- a CDS encoding ROK family protein has protein sequence MRVGLDVGGTKTEAVALDDEASVVARVRRSTAFGPEGVISSILAAVEEVSTRAGGPATSVGIGMPGQIVPGSGVISHAVNLGVRSLDVAAVVGAALAVPIDVENDVKAAALGAAVLRRSATVGSSGAAESGLAYLNLGTGVAAGLVTGGALWRGSRGAAGEIGHLSVDPAGPRCRCGQRGCIEALAGGRAIAERWERPAALPVADVFDCVDADRSDSAVRDRARDLRDDLVRGVAAAVRVLVLTADVDVVVLGGGLTALGDRLVTPVRAALRRSGETSPFLRSLHLDERIELLPAGSPAAALGAALLGAERGEEVLTVG, from the coding sequence ATGCGGGTCGGATTGGACGTCGGCGGCACCAAGACCGAAGCGGTGGCCCTGGACGACGAGGCGTCGGTCGTCGCGCGCGTGCGCCGCTCCACCGCTTTCGGCCCCGAGGGTGTCATCTCCTCGATCCTCGCGGCGGTCGAGGAGGTGAGCACGCGCGCCGGCGGGCCGGCGACATCGGTCGGGATCGGGATGCCGGGACAGATCGTCCCCGGCTCGGGCGTCATCTCCCACGCGGTGAACCTCGGCGTGCGCTCCCTCGACGTCGCCGCGGTGGTCGGCGCCGCCCTCGCGGTACCCATCGACGTCGAGAACGACGTCAAGGCCGCCGCGCTCGGCGCTGCCGTGCTCCGCCGATCTGCGACGGTGGGGAGCTCCGGCGCTGCGGAGTCGGGCCTTGCCTACCTGAACCTCGGCACCGGAGTGGCCGCGGGGCTCGTCACCGGGGGAGCCCTCTGGCGTGGATCCCGCGGTGCGGCAGGTGAGATCGGCCACCTGAGCGTCGACCCCGCCGGACCCCGGTGTCGCTGTGGTCAACGCGGATGCATCGAGGCGCTCGCCGGAGGCCGCGCCATCGCCGAACGGTGGGAGAGGCCCGCGGCACTCCCCGTCGCCGACGTGTTCGACTGCGTCGACGCAGACCGATCCGACAGCGCCGTCCGTGACCGGGCGCGGGACCTTCGCGACGACCTGGTGCGCGGGGTGGCGGCGGCGGTCCGGGTGCTCGTCCTCACCGCCGACGTGGACGTCGTCGTGCTCGGCGGCGGGCTCACGGCCCTCGGCGACCGACTCGTCACGCCGGTGCGAGCGGCGCTGCGGCGAAGCGGCGAGACCTCGCCGTTCCTGCGGTCGCTGCACCTCGACGAGCGGATCGAGCTCCTTCCCGCCGGATCGCCGGCCGCGGCGCTCGGTGCAGCCCTGCTCGGCGCCGAGCGGGGCGAGGAGGTGCTGACCGTTGGCTGA
- a CDS encoding NUDIX hydrolase: MNPPSIRVSAGVVTDAAGRALLVRKTGTRLFMNPGGKPEPGENPAETLVRELREELGLSVTAASLHPLGVFRTAAANEPGHDVVADAFRLEIDPADAAPRAEIAEARWITREDAAQTPLAPLCVVLLPLVWGADYRP, translated from the coding sequence GTGAACCCGCCGTCGATCCGTGTGAGCGCGGGGGTGGTCACGGATGCCGCGGGCCGCGCGCTCCTCGTGCGAAAGACCGGCACGCGGCTGTTCATGAACCCCGGCGGCAAACCCGAACCCGGCGAGAACCCCGCCGAGACACTCGTGCGCGAGCTCCGGGAGGAACTCGGCCTCTCGGTCACGGCCGCGTCGCTGCATCCGCTCGGGGTCTTCCGCACCGCCGCCGCCAACGAACCGGGCCACGATGTCGTCGCCGACGCGTTCCGACTGGAGATCGATCCGGCCGACGCTGCGCCGCGGGCGGAGATCGCCGAGGCCCGGTGGATCACGAGGGAGGATGCCGCGCAGACGCCGCTCGCGCCCCTCTGCGTCGTGCTGCTGCCTCTCGTGTGGGGCGCGGACTACAGGCCCTGA
- a CDS encoding glucosamine-6-phosphate deaminase, producing MAEIVIVDSPDAAGALVAAEIVRLIGENPRTVLGLATGSTPLPVYRALREQTAGIDLSGMRGFALDEYVGIAPDHPESYASVIRREVVEPLGLDPALVHVPDGDLERITVSGEEYEQAIDDAGGVDLQILGIGTDGHLGFNEPGSSFASRTRVKTLTAQTRRDNARFFPSLDDVPRHCITQGLGTILRARHLVLLAFGQGKAAAVAGAVEGPLTASLPASAIQLHPHATVVIDEEAASQLRFVDYYRYAWENKPDAQGL from the coding sequence TTGGCTGAGATCGTCATCGTCGACAGTCCTGACGCCGCCGGCGCCCTCGTCGCCGCCGAGATCGTCCGTCTCATCGGTGAGAACCCGCGGACGGTGCTGGGACTCGCCACCGGGTCGACGCCCCTTCCGGTCTACCGGGCGCTCCGGGAGCAGACCGCGGGGATCGACCTGTCCGGCATGCGGGGCTTCGCCCTCGACGAATACGTCGGAATCGCGCCCGACCACCCCGAGAGCTACGCCTCGGTCATCCGCCGCGAGGTCGTCGAACCGCTCGGCCTCGACCCGGCGCTCGTGCATGTGCCCGACGGCGACCTCGAGCGCATCACCGTGTCGGGCGAGGAGTACGAGCAGGCGATCGACGACGCCGGCGGGGTGGATCTCCAGATCCTCGGCATCGGCACCGACGGCCACCTCGGGTTCAACGAGCCGGGGTCGTCGTTCGCATCGCGGACGCGGGTGAAGACGCTCACCGCCCAGACCCGCCGCGACAACGCCCGCTTCTTCCCGAGCCTGGACGACGTGCCGCGGCACTGCATCACGCAGGGGCTCGGAACGATCCTGCGCGCGCGACACCTCGTGCTCCTTGCCTTCGGCCAGGGCAAGGCCGCGGCGGTCGCCGGTGCCGTCGAGGGCCCGCTCACCGCGTCGCTTCCGGCATCGGCGATCCAGTTGCATCCGCACGCCACGGTCGTCATCGACGAAGAGGCCGCTTCGCAGCTCCGATTCGTCGACTACTACCGCTACGCCTGGGAGAACAAGCCCGACGCTCAGGGCCTGTAG